A DNA window from Hevea brasiliensis isolate MT/VB/25A 57/8 chromosome 2, ASM3005281v1, whole genome shotgun sequence contains the following coding sequences:
- the LOC110650497 gene encoding uncharacterized protein LOC110650497, giving the protein MERKQGFFSALKEEVVRGLSPRRSRAKSPVRSASPMSSLLRRRKGRRHHMAQPEPLIIARSGTLRPVEALSPLKEGPDQDVDGDSRMEGSWGHWMKGQLSRTPSVSSSNVCKRSDLRLLLGVLGAPLAPVHVSCAEPLPHLSIKDTPIETSSAQYILQQYTAASGGQRAQNSILNAYAMGKVRMIASEFETANKVTRNRNSSKAAESGGFVLWKMNPDMWYVELALGGSKVHAGCNGKLVWRHTPWLGAHAAKGPVRPLRRALQGLDPRTTASMFTNARCIGEKKINGDDCFILKICADPATLKARSEGPAEIIRHVLFGYFSQKTGLLVHIEDSHLTRIQNNGGDAVYWETTINSFLDDYRPVDGVMIAHSGRSVVTLFRFGDTAMSHTRTRMEEAWAIEEVAFNVPGLSMDCFIPPAELRFASMSETCELPQSQRVKPAVPAAAYRTKVAALDGSRDNIANNNVWKTYI; this is encoded by the exons ATGGAGAGGAAGCAGGGGTTCTTTTCGGCGTTAAAGGAGGAGGTGGTTAGAGGCTTGTCGCCGCGTAGGTCCAGAGCCAAGAGTCCGGTAAGGAGTGCATCCCCAATGTCGAGTTTGTTACGGAGGAGAAAGGGACGTAGACACCACATGGCGCAGCCGGAGCCATTGATTATAGCAAGATCGGGGACCTTGAGGCCGGTGGAGGCTTTATCGCCGTTGAAGGAGGGGCCGGATCAAGATGTTGATGGAGATTCGAGGATGGAAGGGAGTTGGGGCCACTGGATGAAGGGACAACTGTCCAGAACACCGTCCGTTTCGTCGTCTAATGTGTGCAAGCGGTCCGATCTGAGGTTGCTGCTGGGTGTACTTGGTGCGCCGCTTGCTCCGGTGCACGTCAGCTGCGCCGAACCTTTGCCTCATCTTAGTATAAAAGATACTCCAATT GAAACTTCATCTGCTCAGTACATATTACAGCAGTACACAGCAGCTTCAGGAGGGCAAAGAGCTCAAAATTCCATCCTCAATGCTTATGCAATGGGAAAGGTGAGGATGATAGCTTCTGAGTTTGAAACAGCAAACAAGGTCACTAGGAATCGGAATTCCTCCAAAGCTGCTGAGTCTGGTGGGTTTGTCCTCTGGAAAATGAATCCAGACATGTGGTATGTTGAGCTTGCTCTTGGTGGCAGCAAGGTTCATGCTGGCTGCAATGGGAAGCTTGTGTGGAGGCACACACCCTGGCTTGGAGCACATGCTGCAAAAGGTCCTGTTAGACCATTGCGTCGTGCACTTCAG GGTCTTGACCCAAGAACAACTGCAAGTATGTTTACCAATGCAAGATGCATTGGGGAGAAGAAGATCAATGGAGATGACTGCTTTATTCTCAAGATATGTGCAGATCCTGCAACTCTAAAGGCTAGGAGTGAAGGACCAGCAGAGATCATAAGGCATGTTTTGTTTGGCTACTTCAGCCAGAAAACTGGGCTCCTTGTTCACATAGAGGACTCCCATTTGACACGCATTCAAAACAATGGAGGTGATGCTGTGTACTGGGAGACTACAATCAATTCCTTCCTTGATGATTATAGGCCTGTGGATGGTGTTATGATTGCTCATTCAGGGCGTTCTGTAGTAACCCTTTTCCGGTTTGGAGATACAGCAATGAGCCACACCAGGACCAGAATGGAAGAAGCATGGGCAATTGAGGAAGTAGCATTCAATGTCCCAGGCCTGTCAATGGATTGTTTTATTCCTCCTGCTGAATTAAGATTTGCTTCTATGAGTGAAACCTGTGAGCTTCCTCAGAGTCAGAGGGTAAAACCTGCAGTACCTGCTGCAGCATATCGTACCAAAGTTGCTGCATTGGACGGATCCCGTGATAACATTGCTAACAATAACGTGTGGAAAACATATATTTAG